The Streptomyces noursei ATCC 11455 sequence GGAGAAGAAGGGCAAGCCCGCGCGTACGCACTGGGACATGCTCATGGAGCGGCGGACCCGCGAGGAGTTGGAGGAGGTGCTGGCCGAGCGGCTGGCCGTCCTGCGCTCCGGCACCATGAACATCGCCGTGCATCCGCGCGACAGCAACCGCAAGTCCGCCTGACGGGCGGAACGAGCAGAGCAGAGCGGCACGGCAAGGGCCGGTGCCACCGAACCTTCGGTGGCACCGGCCCTTGCCGTGCGTTGCTGCCGGACCGGGGCGGCCGGGTGGGCGGGCCTCGTGCGCCCGATCCGCCCCCGGTCGCCCGGTGCGGCCCGGTCTCAGCGGGTGAGCGGCGGGTCCTGGCGCCGCGCGGCCGGCGGTTCGTCGGGGTGGATCACCTCGCCCTGGACGACCTTGCCGTCGGGGCGGTGCATCCGCGCCTGCTGGTAGACGTCCCCGAAGGAACCGGGGGTGAAGCTGCCCGACCGGGTCAGCAGCTTGTCGGCGCCGCGCAGGATCAGCCGCCCGGTCGGCGGGAAGAGGCAGAGCAGGCCGAGCACGTCCGAGAGCAGGCCGGGGACGATCAGCAGCAGCCCGCCGAGCATCGGGAGGGTGTTGCCGGTGCCGCCGGAACCGGTCTCCCGGGGCGCCTCGGGGGCGCCGCCGGTCTGCAGGGCGCCGGTGAGGTTGCGCCAGGCACGGCGGCCGGCCCGCTTGACCACCGCGCCGCCGACGAGCACCCCGGCGAGCAGCAGCAGGAAGACCGTCAGACCGTTGGTGGCGCCGCCGACCACCGTCAACAGCCAGATCTCCAGCACCATCCAGGCGGCGATGCCCAACGGGGCGAATCGGCGGGCGCGCGAGCGCGGCGGGCGGGGACTCGGCGGTGGTGTGGCTCCGAACGTCATGCCACCAGTGTGCCTGGCCCGGCCCGCCCGGCGGTCAGTGACCGCGGATCTTGTTCACCTTGGAGCCGACGCCCCAGGCGGTGATCCGCCAGAGCGCCTCCACGACGATGTCGCGGCTCATCTTGCTGTCGCCCAGCTCCCGCTCGACGAAGGTGATCGGGACCTCGACGACGTGGTAGCCGGACCGGACGGCCCGCCGGGCCAGGTCGACCTGGAAGCAGTAGCCCTGGGAGGCCACCTCGTCCAGGCCCAGGCCCTGCAGCGTCTCCACCCGGAAGGCGCGGAAGCCGCCGGTGACGTCGCGGATCGGGACGTCGAGCATCAGCCGGGAGTAGGTGCTGCCGCCGCGGGAGAGGATCTCGCGGTGCTTGGGCCAGTTGACCACCCGGCCGCCGGGCACCCAGCGCGAACCGAGCACCAGGTCGGCGCCCTTGAGGGCGGTGAGCAGCCGGGGCAGCTCCTCGGGCTGGTGGGAGCCGTCGGCGTCCATCTCGACCAGCACGCCGTGGCCCTGTTCGATGCCCCAGCGGAAGCCGGCGAGGTAGGCGGCGCCCAGCCCCTCCTTGCCCTTGCGGTGCAGCACGTGGACCTTGTCGTCCCCGGCGGCCAGTTCGTCGGCGAGCTTGCCGGTGCCGTCGGGGCTGTTGTCGTCCGCGATCAGGACGTGCGCCTCGGGGACGGCGGACCGCACCCGCGAGACGATCGGCTTGATGTTCTCCGCCTCGTTGTACGTCGGAATGATCACCAACGTGCTGCCGAGCGGACCGTACTGCCGCTGACCGTCTGTCACTACTGCCCCTTCTCGTCCTTCGTACGCCCGCGGCGGCCGACGATGACGGCGGCCCCGCAGGACAGGAGGCCCACGATAGCGAGCAGCCACTCGGGAGCCGCTCCAACGCGGTCGGCGAGCGTCGTTTCGTCGCGCAGAGGGATGCGGGCCGAGACCACGCCCTGGGTGAATTCGGGAATCTGGTGCGTAACGGTCCCGTCCGGGGCGACCACCGCGCTGATCCCGCTGGTGGCCGCGGTGACCACGGCCCGGCCGTGCTCGACGGCCCGCAGCTTGGACATCGCCAGCTGCTGCTCGGGCTGGCCGGTGCGGCCGTAGGTGGCGTTGTTGGTCTGGATGACCAGGGCGCGGGCGCCGGCGCCGACGGTGTCGTGGACGATCTCGTCGTAGGCGACCTCGAAGCAGATGACGTCGCCGAGCCTGGCCGGGCCGACCTTCAGCAGACCGGTGTGGTCACCCGGGTAGAAGTCGCGGGGCACCCGCTGGAACCGCGTGATGATCTTGCTGAGCTGCTCCCGGAACGGGACGTACTCGCCGAACGGCACCGGGTGCTGCTTGGTGTACGAGGCGCCCGGACCGGTCCTGGGGTCCCAGACGATGCCCTCGTTGAAGACGTAGCCGGGCTTGGTCGGATGGTCCACCAGGGCGCCGACGAGGACCGGCACGCCGATCGCCTTCACGGCCTGGTCTATCCGGTCGTACGCCTGCGGGAACTGGAAGGGGTCCAGGTCGGAGGAGTTCTCCGGCCAGATCACCAGGTCCGGCTTGGGCACGCGGTGGTGCCGGACGTCGTCGGCGAGCTTCTCGGTGGCGGTGGCGTGGTTGTCCAGGATCTTCATCGGGCGACCGAGGAAGTCCATGCCGGGCTGCTG is a genomic window containing:
- the fxsA gene encoding FxsA family membrane protein — protein: MTFGATPPPSPRPPRSRARRFAPLGIAAWMVLEIWLLTVVGGATNGLTVFLLLLAGVLVGGAVVKRAGRRAWRNLTGALQTGGAPEAPRETGSGGTGNTLPMLGGLLLIVPGLLSDVLGLLCLFPPTGRLILRGADKLLTRSGSFTPGSFGDVYQQARMHRPDGKVVQGEVIHPDEPPAARRQDPPLTR
- a CDS encoding polyprenol monophosphomannose synthase, yielding MTDGQRQYGPLGSTLVIIPTYNEAENIKPIVSRVRSAVPEAHVLIADDNSPDGTGKLADELAAGDDKVHVLHRKGKEGLGAAYLAGFRWGIEQGHGVLVEMDADGSHQPEELPRLLTALKGADLVLGSRWVPGGRVVNWPKHREILSRGGSTYSRLMLDVPIRDVTGGFRAFRVETLQGLGLDEVASQGYCFQVDLARRAVRSGYHVVEVPITFVERELGDSKMSRDIVVEALWRITAWGVGSKVNKIRGH
- the lnt gene encoding apolipoprotein N-acyltransferase, coding for MPSGSDTTAEAVRGPAPAGMVPSTATGGDRRPGRARRLAALARREASRTALAAVAGVALGLAFPPYDLWPLSLVAVAALSLLTRGRRARQGAWTGFAFGLPFFLILLKWLHVVGWDAVVGLSVAETLFVVVLGAGLALTSRLPVWPLWTACLWVAQEWARDRLPFGGFPWGRLAFANTGSPFTPLAALGGAPLVTFAVALAGALLAASATALWGLRRGAGPRAVVRTTEAFGLAAAVTVAGLAVPVPTKADDTVRIAVVQGNVQQPGMDFLGRPMKILDNHATATEKLADDVRHHRVPKPDLVIWPENSSDLDPFQFPQAYDRIDQAVKAIGVPVLVGALVDHPTKPGYVFNEGIVWDPRTGPGASYTKQHPVPFGEYVPFREQLSKIITRFQRVPRDFYPGDHTGLLKVGPARLGDVICFEVAYDEIVHDTVGAGARALVIQTNNATYGRTGQPEQQLAMSKLRAVEHGRAVVTAATSGISAVVAPDGTVTHQIPEFTQGVVSARIPLRDETTLADRVGAAPEWLLAIVGLLSCGAAVIVGRRGRTKDEKGQ